One window of Akkermansia biwaensis genomic DNA carries:
- a CDS encoding ABC transporter ATP-binding protein, whose protein sequence is MIMGEEHCGPGGCKLRIAGVSKVFEGRRGKVEALEGINLNIKAGEFVCLVGPSGCGKTTLLNIIAGLEFPSSGTVELDGVPVSGPGRDRTVMFQESALFPWLDVLGNVMFGLKLVPGLTRSARMAIAEKNLELVGLQDCMHAHIHELSGGMKQRVALARALATNPRILLMDEPFGALDAMTREQLYQDIQDIHLRWGMTIIFVTHNMREAVCLGDRVILFTPHPGRICEEYSVDLPHPRDINSQELALLSSRITRDLKGAAK, encoded by the coding sequence ATGATTATGGGAGAAGAGCATTGCGGGCCGGGCGGATGCAAGCTGCGCATCGCCGGAGTGTCCAAGGTGTTTGAAGGACGGCGAGGGAAGGTGGAGGCCCTGGAGGGCATCAACCTGAATATCAAGGCCGGGGAGTTCGTTTGCCTGGTAGGCCCCAGCGGCTGCGGAAAGACTACTTTGCTGAATATTATCGCCGGGCTTGAGTTCCCCTCTTCCGGCACGGTGGAACTGGACGGTGTTCCCGTGAGCGGGCCGGGCCGGGACCGTACCGTGATGTTTCAGGAGTCCGCCCTGTTTCCGTGGCTGGACGTGCTGGGGAATGTGATGTTCGGCCTGAAGTTGGTACCCGGTCTAACGCGCAGCGCGCGCATGGCCATTGCAGAGAAGAATCTGGAGCTGGTGGGGCTTCAGGATTGCATGCACGCCCACATTCACGAGCTTTCCGGGGGAATGAAGCAGCGCGTGGCCCTGGCCCGCGCGCTGGCGACGAATCCCCGCATTTTGCTGATGGATGAACCGTTCGGCGCGTTGGACGCCATGACCCGGGAGCAGCTTTATCAGGATATTCAGGATATCCACCTCAGGTGGGGCATGACGATTATTTTTGTTACCCACAATATGCGGGAAGCCGTGTGCCTGGGGGACCGCGTGATTTTGTTCACTCCGCATCCGGGACGAATTTGCGAGGAGTATTCCGTGGATTTGCCCCATCCCAGGGATATCAACAGCCAGGAGCTGGCTCTGTTGTCGTCCCGCATCACCCGTGATTTGAAAGGAGCTGCGAAATGA
- a CDS encoding ABC transporter substrate-binding protein — MLFSRFPLLFLAASLCLPLVSCRDGKKEDTNVIELNFGHFPNVTHVQGLVAHHFSRQGNGWFEERVKKATGKDVKINWYVYNAGPSAMEAIFARSIELTYVGPSPAINAFVRSRGHDIRMIAGAVEGGASLVVPQDSALKEPQDFRGKVIATPQLGNTQDVSARAWFSRGGLHVTQRGGDVKILPTPNPEQLSLFRQGKLDGVWTVEPWVSRLVMMAKGKVLVDEKESIATVLVCGSEFLKEKPEVAQAVVKAHEELNQWIRENPKEAQAIVVKELEELTHSRIEPELIARAWKSIHMKDKISIPKLQQFVQDAYHAGFMKEVPDVSGLVTPEAVEEKQLAMKEETQG, encoded by the coding sequence ATGCTTTTTTCAAGATTCCCCCTGTTGTTCCTGGCCGCCTCCCTCTGCCTGCCTCTCGTTTCCTGCCGGGACGGGAAGAAAGAGGATACGAATGTGATTGAATTGAATTTCGGCCATTTTCCGAATGTGACGCATGTGCAGGGCCTGGTGGCCCACCATTTTTCCCGGCAGGGGAACGGGTGGTTTGAAGAGCGCGTGAAGAAGGCCACCGGGAAGGATGTCAAGATCAACTGGTATGTGTACAACGCGGGGCCCAGCGCGATGGAGGCGATATTTGCCCGGTCCATTGAATTGACGTATGTGGGCCCCAGTCCCGCCATCAACGCGTTTGTCCGTTCCCGCGGCCATGATATCAGGATGATCGCCGGAGCCGTGGAAGGGGGCGCTTCCCTGGTGGTGCCGCAGGATTCCGCCCTGAAGGAACCGCAGGATTTCCGCGGCAAGGTGATAGCCACGCCCCAGCTTGGCAATACGCAGGATGTTTCCGCCCGTGCCTGGTTTTCCCGCGGCGGCCTGCATGTGACGCAGCGCGGCGGGGACGTGAAGATTCTTCCTACGCCCAATCCGGAGCAGTTGAGCCTGTTCCGCCAGGGGAAGCTGGACGGTGTCTGGACGGTGGAGCCCTGGGTGAGCCGCCTGGTGATGATGGCCAAAGGGAAGGTGCTGGTGGACGAAAAGGAGTCCATAGCCACGGTACTGGTGTGCGGGTCTGAATTTTTAAAGGAGAAGCCCGAAGTGGCGCAGGCCGTCGTGAAGGCGCATGAAGAGTTGAACCAGTGGATACGGGAGAATCCGAAGGAGGCCCAGGCCATCGTGGTGAAGGAGCTGGAGGAGCTTACCCATTCCAGGATTGAACCGGAATTGATTGCCCGGGCATGGAAGAGCATTCACATGAAGGACAAGATTTCCATCCCCAAGTTGCAGCAGTTTGTGCAGGACGCCTATCATGCCGGATTCATGAAGGAGGTTCCCGACGTTTCCGGCTTGGTGACACCGGAGGCGGTAGAGGAGAAACAGTTGGCCATGAAGGAGGAAACGCAGGGATGA
- a CDS encoding ABC transporter permease, protein MNRNRWSKWGAHACSLVFFIVVIWVWQYLSDEKVWKPYLFPSPLEVWEYLRSSFADGALEEASWITVKRLGLGYGIGLVMGIPLGMLCSRLQLMQNTLGLVSLGFQALPSVCWVPLATLWFGQTESAMLFVVIMGTLWSVILATANGMRNVPPIYARAARTMGAGPIYCLIHVTLPASAPFVVSGMKQGWAFAWRSLMAAEIFVPILTGFGLGQLLHYGRELNAMEQVVGIMFVIVVIGLLSDKILFSPLERFLHRRWGTGQA, encoded by the coding sequence ATGAACAGGAACAGATGGTCCAAATGGGGAGCCCACGCGTGTTCGCTCGTGTTTTTCATTGTCGTCATCTGGGTATGGCAGTATTTGAGCGATGAGAAGGTCTGGAAGCCTTATTTGTTCCCCTCTCCGCTGGAGGTTTGGGAATACCTGCGCTCATCCTTTGCGGACGGCGCTTTGGAGGAAGCTTCCTGGATTACGGTGAAGAGGCTGGGGCTGGGTTACGGCATCGGCCTGGTGATGGGGATTCCCCTCGGCATGCTGTGTTCCCGGTTGCAGTTGATGCAGAATACGCTGGGCCTGGTTTCCCTAGGGTTCCAGGCTCTGCCCAGCGTGTGCTGGGTTCCTCTGGCCACCCTGTGGTTCGGGCAGACAGAGTCCGCCATGCTGTTTGTGGTGATCATGGGTACCCTGTGGTCCGTCATCCTGGCTACGGCCAACGGCATGCGGAACGTGCCGCCCATTTATGCCAGGGCCGCCCGCACGATGGGTGCCGGGCCCATTTACTGCCTGATCCACGTTACCTTGCCCGCTTCCGCCCCGTTTGTGGTGAGCGGCATGAAACAGGGCTGGGCTTTCGCATGGCGCTCCCTGATGGCGGCGGAGATTTTCGTGCCCATTCTGACCGGGTTCGGCCTGGGGCAGCTTCTGCACTATGGGCGTGAGCTGAACGCGATGGAGCAGGTGGTGGGCATCATGTTCGTGATCGTGGTGATCGGGCTCCTGTCGGACAAGATTCTGTTTTCACCTTTGGAACGGTTCCTTCACCGCCGCTGGGGAACGGGGCAGGCCTGA